One genomic segment of Gossypium arboreum isolate Shixiya-1 chromosome 3, ASM2569848v2, whole genome shotgun sequence includes these proteins:
- the LOC108475336 gene encoding receptor-like protein 14, with product MMMMEWKWLWFIRIAVMLLVLEGCRWCTIDACLEHERIALLHLKPFFNYRHQLQSWVEVKGSDCCKWEGVECNTTTRRVILLSLNSTRWDDNMDYNMDNRNLNAWYLNASMFLPFEELKSLYLSGNAIGGNLENEGFGKLSSTLSNLEILDLSENYLNDSILLSLSELSSLRYLDLSSNQFEGSSHPRAFQLLSRLNNLETLDLSGNSLKNSILFHMRNLSSLKTLRLSGNQLKGKLLVHIQGLNNLTNLKYLDLSGNNIESISNQVMIDGIQLRLTNLEELDLSGNLFRNNTISSLEGLSSLKSLTLSYNHLQGSLDIKGLSNLISLKKLDLSWNQIEKFQSFKDGDRKLELTHLEELYLDGNQFNTSVFASLNKLSNLKSLSIRGNQLKGSIDMKDLEAFINLRELDMSGNELKDLVIHQGWCDLRNLEVLDVSDNALEGMLSPCFSNLTSLRELDISGNHFQIPLSFAPFANLSNLKALSIDENKMVMEPSFYTSIPKFQLEAISLLKCITSQQLSLKLPTFLYYQYDLRYVDLSQNNVSGTFPTWLLENNTKLGVLILRGNSFTGPLSLPSAPNSNVSLIDISQNKLQGQIPTSICSTFPHLSRLFLSKNAFEGNIPLCLSGLKDLSFLDLSNNQLYGKVPEELITKGSLIILRLSNNNLSGNVVPVILNANGVQNLYLDGNNFSGEMTNVDVSTFEFPNSLSEIDLSNNKLHGKLPRWIRNASFLVRLALSNNGFEGSIPLEFCKLNRLEFLDLSQNNLSGSVPSCFNPPNIEHVHLHRNRLRGPLSLAFYNSSSLVTLDLRGNNLTGSIPKWIDTLSSLSVLLLKDNHFHGKVPVQLCKLHSLSIIDLSQNMFSGPIPSCLGNLSLPIQGNKNLGIGFYGLPIEEDESTSIVTRGISYPESYLEEVIEFTTKSGFYSYKGDILSYMTGVDLSCNNFTGHIPPELGNLSEIHSLNLSHNKLTGVIPSSFSKLQHIESLDLSYNNLSGEIPNQLVDLNYLEVFSVAYNNLSGSIPEPKAQFGTFIENSYEGNPFLCGAILHKSCSNTDSPSTISTVSKDKGEDGLIDTYGFCVSFLVSYVVVLLTIFVVLYINPYWRRAWFSLVGKYITTCRCSHVSNFLTYHIFKQCV from the exons ATGATGATGATGGAGTGGAAATGGTTATGGTTTATTAGGATTGCAGTAATGTTGTTGGTGTTAGAAGGATGCAGATGGTGTACTATTGATGCTTGTTTGGAGCATGAGAGAATCGCTCTCTTGCATCTCAAGCCTTTCTTCAATTATCGTCATCAATTGCAAAGTTGGGTTGAGGTGAAGGGCTCAGATTGTTGTAAATGGGAAGGAGTTGAGTGTAACACCACCACTAGGAGAGTCATACTACTCTCCCTTAATTCTACAAGATGGGATGACAATATGGATTACAACATGGATAATAGGAATCTCAATGCCTGGTATCTCAATGCCTCTATGTTTCTTCCATTTGAGGAATTGAAGAGTCTTTATTTGTCGGGAAATGCCATAGGTGGTAACCTTGAAAATGAAG GTTTTGGAAAACTATCATCCACATTGAGTAATTTGGAGATCCTTGACTTAAGTGAAAATTACTTGAATGATAGCATTTTGTTATCTTTGAGTGAGCTTTCATCTCTCCGGTATTTAGATCTATCATCCAACCAATTTGAAGGATCAAGTCATCCAAGAG cttTTCAATTGCTTTCAAGACTCAATAACTTGGAAACTCTTGATTTAAGTGGGAATTCTTTGAAGAATAGCATTTTGTTCCATATGAGAAATCTTTCATCCTTGAAGACTTTAAGATTGAGTGGTAATCAGTTGAAAGGAAAGCTGCTGGTTCATATTCAAG GATTGAATAATTTGACAAACTTGAAATACTTGGATTTAAGTGGCAACAACATTGAAAGCATCTCAAACCAAG TAATGATAGATGGAATACAACTGAGGTTAACAAACTTGGAGGAACTTGATTTGAGTGGTAATCTCTTTCGGAATAACACAATTTCCTCTCTTGAAGGGCTTTCAAGCCTAAAGTCTTTGACTTTGTCCTACAACCATTTGCAAGGCTCATTAGATATTAAAG GATTGAGCAATTTGATAAGTTTGAAGAAACTCGATTTAAGTTGGAATCAAATTGAAAAGTTTCAATCTTTTAAAG ATGGTGATAGAAAACTGGAGTTGACCCACTTGGAAGAGCTTTATTTAGATGGAAATCAGTTCAATACTAGTGTATTTGCATCCCTTAACAAgctttcaaatttgaaatctttGAGCATAAGGGGCAATCAATTGAAAGGATCAATAGATATGAAAG ATTTGGAAGCATTTATCAATTTAAGGGAACTAGATATGAGCGGCAATGAATTGAAAGATTTGGTGATCCACCAAG gATGGTGTGATCTAAGGAACCTTGAAGTGTTGGATGTGAGTGACAATGCACTTGAGGGGATGCTTTCTCCTTGTTTTAGTAACTTGACATCTCTTCGTGAGTTAGATATTTCaggaaaccattttcaaattccGCTATCATTCGCACCATTTGCAAATCTTTCAAACCTCAAAGCCCTTTCAATTGATGAAAACAAGATGGTAATGGAACCTTCCTTTTATACCTCAATCCCAAAGTTTCAATTGGAAGCCATCAGTTTGTTGAAGTGCATAACATCTCAACAACTCAGTCTTAAACTTCCTACCTTCCTTTACTATCAATATGACTTAAGATATGTGGATCTTTCTCAAAACAATGTCAGTGGAACATTCCCAACTTGGTTGTTAGAAAACAACACAAAGTTAGGAGTTCTCATCTTGAGGGGTAATTCTTTTACAGGTCCTCTCTCATTACCGTCAGCTCCTAATTCTAATGTGTCTTTAATTGACATATCCCAAAACAAATTACAAGGTCAAATTCCGACCAGTATATGTTCAACTTTTCCACATTTGAGTCGGTTATTCTTATCCAAGAATGCTTTTGAAGGTAATATCCCACTTTGTTTAAGTGGCTTAAAGGACTTATCTTTTTTAGATCTATCAAACAATCAATTGTATGGAAAAGTACCAGAAGAGTTGATCACGAAAGGCTCACTGATCATTTTGAGGCTATCAAATAACAACCTCAGTGGAAATGTAGTTCCTGTGATTCTCAACGCAAATGGGGTGCAGAATTTATATTTGGATGGAAATAATTTTTCAGGAGAGATGACAAATGTTGATGTGTCTACTTTTGAGTTTCCAAATTCACTAAGCGAAATTGATCTCAGTAACAACAAGTTGCATGGAAAGCTCCCAAGATGGATAAGGAATGCATCGTTTTTGGTGAGATTAGCTTTGTCCAACAATGGTTTCGAGGGTTCTATTCCATTGGAATTTTGCAAGTTGAATAGGTTGGAATTTTTGGATCTTTCTCAAAATAATTTATCTGGCTCTGTACCGTCATGTTTTAATCCACCAAACATAGAGCATGTCCACCTCCACAGGAATAGATTGAGAGGTCCACTATCACTTGCTTTTTATAATAGCTCTTCACTAGTGACTTTAGATCTTAGAGGAAACAATTTGACAGGTAGTATTCCAAAATGGATTGACACACTTTCTTCTTTGAGTGTTCTTCTCTTGAAAGATAATCATTTTCACGGCAAAGTTCCAGTTCAGTTGTGCAAGTTGCATTCTTTAAGCATCATAGATCTTTCTCAAAATATGTTTTCTGGTCCTATACCTTCTTGTTTGGGAAATTTATCTCTTCCAATACAAGGGAATAAGAATCTAGGAATTGGGTTCTATGGTCTGCCTATAGAAGAGGATGAATCAACATCCATTGTGACGAGAGGAATTTCCTATCCTGAAAGCTACTTAGAAGAAGTAATAGAGTTCACAACAAAGAGTGGGTTCTATTCATACAAGGGTGACATCCTTTCATATATGACTGGGGTTGATTTATCTTGCAACAACTTCACTGGTCATATCCCACCAGAATTAGGGAACTTGAGTGAAATCCATTCTTTAAACTTGTCACACAATAAGTTGACTGGAGTTATACCCTCATCATTCTCAAAACTTCAGCACATTGAGAGTTTGGACCTTTCTTACAACAACTTGAGTGGTGAAATCCCCAATCAATTGGTAGACTTGAACTATTTGGAGGTTTTCAGCGTGGCATACAACAACTTGTCAGGTAGTATTCCTGAACCAAAAGCTCAATTTGGGACCTTTATTGAAAACAGTTATGAGGGAAATCCTTTTCTTTGTGGAGCTATATTGCATAAAAGTTGTTCCAATACCGATTCACCATCAACGATATCAACTGTATCAAAAGATAAAGGAGAAGATGGTTTGATAGATACTTATGGTTTTTGTGTGAGCTTTTTGGTTTCTTATGTAGTTGTTTTGTTGACAATTTTTGTTGTCCTCTACATAAATCCATACTGGCGAAGAGCTTGGTTTTCTCTCGTTGGGAAATATATCACCACCTGTCGCTGCTCACATGTGAGCAATTTTCTTACTTATCACATTTTCAAGCAATGTGTTTAG
- the LOC108476005 gene encoding vacuolar protein sorting 38: MENREQARDKTLITDAKKINAAHENVQLIEWEDFDNELARLWSLTSALKEANEKKQSLQEKLQSLIQVKNESLNKLNELEEMRERLEARKVVMANMSTRCKVATEDAKKQEEMLSTEVRSLLVAGTSLSVARKRLQEANRLLTEERGCVKLKNVQRKLRARQQYMISQVSLLYPVKILVGPAQEQELESYSSSCRLGNPSASKPVNQGSLTILGLNLTLLPFTKMSFFTDKKEVQRSATALGYVAHAVSLIASYLQVPLRYPLRLGGSRSYINDHASSIDPASSDLSLDTTLSANVKPAEFPLFLEGQDTTRAAYAVFLLNKDIEQLLNFIGVKSLGPRHVLANLKELLRSVQSSEYIDT, from the exons ATGGAAAATCGAGAACAAGCCCGAGACAAAACCCTAATTACCGACGCGAAGAAAATCAATGCTGCACATGAAAATGTGCAACTAATTGAATGGGAAGATTTCGACAACGAGCTAGCTAGATTGTGGAGTTTAACTTCTGCCCTTAAGGAAGCTAATGAGAAGAAACAAAGTCTTCAAGAGAAACTCCAGTCACTAATTCAG GTAAAAAATGAGTCTTTGAATAAACTGAACGAGCTTGAGGAAATGCGTGAGAGACTAGAGGCAAGGAAAGTAGTTATGGCAAACATGTCAACTCGTTGCAAAGTTGCAACAGAGGATGCTAAAAAACAGGAGGAAATGCTTAGTACTGAAGTAAGATCATTGTTGGTTGCTGGTACCTCTCTTTCTGTAGCAAGGAAGCGATTACAG GAAGCAAATAGATTACTCACTGAAGAAAGGGGTTGTGTTAAACTTAAAAATGTGCAAAGGAAGCTTCGAGCAAGGCAACAATATATGATATCACAAGTTTCATTACTGTATCCTGTAAAGATCTTGGTTGGACCTGCACAGGAGCAAGAACTTGAGTCCTATTCTAGCAGTTGTAGATTAG GGAATCCTTCTGCATCAAAACCTGTTAATCAAGGATCGTTGACGATTTTAGGTCTGAATCTCACCTTGCTTCCTTTTACAAAGATGAGTTTTTTCACTGACAAAAAGGAGGTTCAGAGATCTGCAACTGCCTTGGGATATGTTGCACAT GCTGTTTCACTAATTGCATCCTATTTACAAGTTCCCTTGCGTTATCCTCTGCGCTTGGGTGGTTCTCGCTCATATATTAATGACCATGCGTCTTCAATAGACCCTGCATCTTCTGATTTGTCATTGGATACAACACTTTCAGCAAATGTAAAGCCGGCAGAATTTCCGCTGTTTTTAGAAGGTCAAGACACGACAAGAGCAGCATATGCTGTGTTCTTGTTAAACAAG GATATAGAGCAACTTTTGAATTTCATCGGTGTAAAGAGTTTAGGACCACGACATGTTCTTGCAAATTTGAAGGAGCTTCTAAGGTCTGTCCAGTCTTCAGAATATATAGATACCtga
- the LOC108475852 gene encoding pentatricopeptide repeat-containing protein At1g04840 translates to MSKFPCTKPILTITVQMKSLRLLFERNSSPAKTTSSSSKFKRPKPSSISNGSDSSQSSSSQDPLKTHFSSLIKSTETTLQLRRIHAQILRRHLSSSANLTTLLISVSSSLKSIPYALSIFNHSHHKSLFLFNALIRGLTENSHFQSSVSHFLLMLRHRVRPDKLTYPFVLKSVAGLGLRFLGLILHGRIIKSGVEFDSFVRVSLVEMYVKLEEMGFALQVFDESPERNKSESILLWNVLINGCCKVGNLEKAMELFEAMPERNIGSWNSFINGLMKNGDLNKAMQLFDEMKEKDVVSWTTIVNGLSQNGDHQKALSMFFKMLEVGLRPNDLTLVSVLSACAKIGALEAGVRIHNYFVENGLRLNKATAAALVDMYAKCGNILSASKVFEETKEKDIRTWSVMIWGWAIHGFYGQAIRCFKKMMFSGIKPDAVVFLALLTACSHSGQVDLGLNFFDSMRFDYSIEPTMKHYTLVVDLLGRAGRLDEAMKFIQKMPISPDFVAWGALFCACRAHKNIKMAELVSEKLLQLEPKHPGSYVFLSNVYAAVGRWEDVERVRMLMQNQAVGKDPGWSYIEVNGQVHSFVAGDHDHKRAREIYLKLEEIVSGAREQGYMPETGWVLHNIEEEEKEDALGSHSEKLALAFALMNTSPGTTIRIVKNLRVCGDCHSLMKCASKMSQREIILRDIKRFHHFKYGVCSCGDNW, encoded by the exons ATGAGCAAATTCCCTTGCACAAAGCCTATTTTGACAATAACAGTTCAAATGAAAAGTCTTCGCTTACTCTTTGAACGAAACTCTTCTCCCGCTAAAACCACCTCTTCTTCCTCCAAATTCAAACGCCCAAAGCCTTCTTCCATCTCTAATGGCTCTGATTCATCACAATCATCATCATCTCAAGATCCCCTTAAAACCCATTTCTCATCTCTCATCAAATCCACCGAAACCACCCTCCAACTCCGGCGAATCCACGCTCAAATCCTGCGCCGCCACCTCTCTTCCAGTGCCAATCTCACCACCCTCTTAATCTCCGTTTCTTCTTCCCTCAAATCCATACCTTACGCGCTCTCTATTTTCAACCATTCTCACCACAAAAGTTTATTCCTTTTCAATGCTTTGATTCGTGGCTTGACGGAgaattcccatttccaatcctcAGTTTCACATTTTCTTCTCATGTTGAGACATAGAGTTCGCCCTGATAAACTTACATACCCTTTCGTGCTCAAGTCTGTTGCGGGATTGGGTCTTCGTTTCCTTGGTCTGATCCTTCATGGGAGAATAATAAAATCTGGGGTTGAGTTCGATTCGTTCGTTCGGGTTTCGTTAGTGGAAATGTACGTGAAGCTCGAGGAAATGGGTTTTGCGTTGCAAGTGTTTGACGAAAGTCCTGAGAGAAACAAGAGTGAGAGTATATTGTTGTGGAATGTGTTGATTAATGGGTGTTGCAAAGTGGGGAATTTGGAGAAAGCTATGGAGCTTTTCGAGGCTATGCCTGAAAGGAATATTGGGTCTTGGAATAGTTTTATAAATGGGCTAATGAAAAATGGGGATTTGAACAAAGCAATGCAGCTTTTTGATGAAATGAAGGAGAAGGATGTGGTTTCTTGGACTACAATTGTTAATGGGCTTTCACAGAATGGAGATCATCAGAAGGCGTTATCCATGTTCTTTAAGATGTTGGAGGTCGGTTTAAGGCCGAATGATCTTACTCTTGTTTCAGTTCTTTCCGCTTGTGCTAAAATTGGTGCACTTGAAGCTGGAGTCCGTATCCATAACTATTTTGTAGAAAATGGGCTTCGGTTGAATAAAGCAACTGCTGCTGCTTTGGTTGATATGTATGCGAAGTGTGGGAATATCCTTTCTGCTAGTAAGGTTTTTGAAGAAACAAAAGAGAAGGACATTCGTACCTGGAGTGTCATGATATGGGGTTGGGCAATCCATGGATTTTATGGACAAGCTATCCGATGCTTCAAAAAGATGATGTTTTCAG GAATAAAACCAGATGCGGTGGTCTTTCTTGCCCTCCTGACTGCATGCTCACATTCTGGACAAGTAGATCTTGGGCTTAACTTCTTTGACAGCATGAGGTTTGATTACTCCATTGAGCCAACCATGAAGCATTATACGTTGGTCGTTGATTTGTTAGGCAGGGCAGGCCGACTGGATGAAGCAATGAAGTTCATACAAAAGATGCCAATAAGTCCCGATTTTGTGGCATGGGGAGCACTTTTTTGTGCTTGCAGGGctcacaaaaatattaaaatggcaGAACTAGTGTCAGAAAAGCTCCTTCAGCTTGAACCTAAACATCCTGGGAGCTATGTTTTCTTGTCAAATGTTTATGCAGCAGTTGGTAGATGGGAAGATGTGGAGAGGGTAAGAATGTTGATGCAGAATCAAGCCGTTGGCAAAGATCCGGGTTGGAGTTATATTGAAGTCAATGGACAAGTGCATAGTTTTGTAGCTGGTGATCATGATCATAAGCGTGCAAGAGAAATATACTTGAAATTAGAGGAAATAGTGTCTGGTGCAAGAGAACAAGGATATATGCCTGAAACTGGGTGGGTTCTTCATAATATTGAGGAAGAAGAGAAGGAAGATGCACTAGGAAGTCACAGTGAGAAATTGGCGCTTGCCTTTGCCTTAATGAACACTTCTCCGGGGACAACTATCAGGATAGTGAAGAACTTAAGAGTATGTGGAGATTGCCATTCTTTGATGAAATGTGCTAGTAAGATGAGCCAAAGAGAGATCATATTGAGAGATATAAAGAGATTCCACCATTTCAAGTATGGGGTCTGCTCATGTGGAGATAATTGGTAA
- the LOC108475856 gene encoding uncharacterized protein LOC108475856, which produces MVRKRVPDWLNSSLWSTTPADDRLHHYSPSPTTTTSSATVSEPTLQPPAPVPPPAASSKPQSTPTSPKLEIRDPVNRNSNNNSGGNDQNGDSSVVSPDDISRQAQLLAELSKKVINMWELRRIASQGIPDGGGIRSTVWKLLLGYLPPDRSQWSSELAKKRSQYRHFKEELLMNPSEITRRLEKSVGCDNDESKPEGRGLLSRSQITHGEHPLSLGKSSVWNQFFQDSEIIEQIDRDVMRTHPDMHFFSGDSQLAKFNQDAMRNILIVFAKLNPGIRYVQGMNEILAPLFYVFKNDPDVEMAANAEADTFFCFVELLSGFRDHFCQQLDNSNVGIRSTITRLSQLLKEHDEELWRHLEVTTKVNPQFYAFRWITLLLTQEFNFADSLHIWDTLLSDPEGPLETLLRVCCAMLILIRRRLLAGDFTSNLKLLQHYPSANISHLLYVANKLRTQAIG; this is translated from the exons ATGGTGAGGAAGCGAGTACCTGATTGGCTCAACAGTTCTCTCTGGTCTACAACTCCGGCCGACGATCGTCTCCACCACTATTCCCCTTCTCCCACCACCACCACCTCTTCCGCCACCGTTTCCGAGCCAACTCTTCAGCCTCCGGCTCCAGTGCCTCCTCCCGCCGCATCCTCGAAACCTCAGTCCACTCCTACTtctccgaaactcgaaatcagaGATCCAGTTAATAGAAATAGTAACAACAATAGCGGTGGTAACGATCAAAACGGCGACTCTTCTGTCGTTTCTCCCGATGATATCTCTCGCCAGGCTCAGCTCTTGGCCGAG tTATCTAAGAAGGTGATAAATATGTGGGAATTACGGAGGATTGCGTCGCAGGGGATTCCTGATGGTGGAGGAATCAGATCTACTGTCTGGAAG TTGTTGTTAGGCTATTTACCACCTGATCGTTCGCAGTGGTCTTCTGAATTAGCTAAGAAAAGGTCTCAGTACAGGCATTTTAAAGAAGAGCTCTTGATGAATCCT TCAGAAATCACAAGGAGGTTGGAGAAGTCTGTGGGTTGTGACAATGATGAATCAAAACCTGAAGGCAGGGGTCTGCTATCAAGATCACAAATAACTCATGGAGAGCATCCTTTGAGCCTTGGGAAAAGCAGTGTCTGGAATCAATTCTTCCAG GACTCGGAAATCATAGAACAGATTGACCGAGATGTGATGCGCACTCATCCGGACATGCACTTCTTCTCTGGGGATTCGCAGCTTGCTAAATTTAATCAG GATGCAATGAGAAACATATTAATCGTATTTGCCAAGTTAAATCCGGGTATAAGATATGTTCAAGGGATGAATGAAATCTTGGCACCTCTATTTTATGTATTCAAAAATGACCCTGATGTGGAAATGGCG GCTAATGCTGAAGCCGACACATTCTTTTGTTTTGTTGAGTTATTGAGTGGATTCCGAGATCATTTCTGCCAGCAACTTGACAACAGCAATGTGGGTATTCGCTCCACAATTactaggctgtcacaactcttgaAGGAACATGATGAAGAGCTTTGGCGTCATCTAGAGGTCACAACTAAA GTCAACCCCCAGTTCTACGCATTTAGGTGGATCACTCTGCTTTTGACACAGGAGTTCAATTTTGCAGATAGTCTTCACATATGGGATACGCTTCTTAGTGACCCTGAAGGTCCTCTG GAGACATTGCTTCGGGTATGCTGTGCGATGTTGATTCTCATCCGTAGGCGGCTGTTAGCCGGGGATTTTACTTCAAACCTTAAGCTACTCCAACACTATCCGTCAGCAAATATCAGCCATTTGCTGTACGTCGCGAACAAGTTGCGCACACAAGCCATAGGGTAA